A portion of the Nitrospirota bacterium genome contains these proteins:
- a CDS encoding response regulator transcription factor: MRILVVEDEKKIADFIKRGLKEEGYSVDIASDGEEGHFRATTEKYDMVILDLMLPKIDGISLCRKLREEKILTPILILTARDTVKDKVQGLDSGADDYLTKPFAFEELLARIRALLRKRDSYETTKLQTGDLVLDLLNHKVTRSGEEIELTVKEYALLEYLMRNAGTVVTRTMISEHVWDVNFDTYTNVIDVYINYLRNKIDKGHKNKLIQTLRGRGYILK, from the coding sequence ATGCGAATCCTTGTTGTAGAGGATGAGAAGAAGATTGCTGATTTCATAAAACGTGGTCTGAAAGAAGAGGGGTATTCTGTGGATATAGCATCTGACGGAGAGGAAGGGCATTTCCGCGCAACAACAGAAAAATACGACATGGTGATATTGGACTTAATGCTCCCGAAGATTGACGGAATCAGCTTATGCAGGAAATTAAGAGAAGAAAAAATTCTCACTCCTATCCTGATACTTACCGCAAGGGACACAGTTAAAGACAAAGTTCAAGGTCTGGATTCAGGGGCGGATGATTATTTGACCAAGCCGTTTGCGTTTGAAGAATTGTTGGCCCGTATACGGGCTCTGCTGAGGAAAAGAGATTCTTATGAGACAACCAAGCTACAGACAGGTGATCTTGTGCTTGATCTATTGAACCATAAAGTTACCCGCTCAGGCGAAGAGATCGAACTGACCGTCAAAGAGTATGCTTTACTGGAATATCTTATGCGTAACGCGGGGACAGTTGTTACCAGGACCATGATCTCAGAACATGTCTGGGATGTTAATTTCGACACATATACCAATGTCATAGACGTCTACATTAATTACCTGCGGAACAAGATTGACAAGGGGCATAAAAACAAACTGATCCAAACGCTGCGCGGAAGGGGCTATATCCTGAAGTAA